One Salvelinus sp. IW2-2015 linkage group LG4q.2, ASM291031v2, whole genome shotgun sequence DNA window includes the following coding sequences:
- the LOC111963035 gene encoding cilia- and flagella-associated protein 99, translating to MVKQKMAQGYATLIKEATLLLDKFNADKQCVEEFTEDASKAIENLDALDKKFILDIISGCIEQKKLLDVVINVFYAQSGKYLLKADRNQLAIICYFSMFLIDDLGLECFSKVVNSLDIKKMHKFLSFFFNITNLSTWIQGEWSQIYDAAYVERNWIAPLLRWRPEIEILMAQLASRMSRGSQFKKATKKNTEPHEFSLTKSKARPLPAPEPIPLQEKHQLVPTSTYRVPKEKQVMEVVKQRNRQKAEKVLYEANTQQFKCANPQKSERTKSVMSQIVRSHDSQLKFDSLHTSGTPATHRPNNLPIRLNTTAILREGALYNRQVEEELRRMEQLVEGAGEPSSFLQWQKEMRECDLQEELAQVERRRLEGRIRYEEAALARTRIMERNQKTALLKKEETAKLMQRYANKRLQEEKEMRDLVQQVADGHKNSKAAKVKLQEFKQRIVKEVSEQSGELLRQALEEAQAELSRKFEIICQIRAIESVPLIRHKFVDETETAGHDLLGEMSLAELRERLAMLRDAEQREHQDRRGHILEDKKSREQLLLEQLDTIALHRTALGQAAARRQEEKRARRELQQGVAEDERVVALQRRLEERQQERQRLKQREKTKAKISEQSATHALKSWNHRKQKLEEQHWADLEQRLEHQVQQEAPNTLSQKKNTQGLDINL from the exons ATG GTGAAGCAGAAGATGGCACAAGGCTATGCAACACTTATCAAGGAAGCCACTCTGCTCCTGGACAAGTTCAATGCAGACAAACAGTGTGTGGAGGAATTTACAGAGGATGCTTCAAAGGCCATCGAG AACCTGGATGCCTTGGATAAGAAGTTTATACTGGATATAATTTCTGGATGCATTGAGCAAAAAAAGTTATTGGATGTTGTCATCAACGTCTTTTATGCTCAGAGTGGGAAATACTTACTGAAGGCTGATCGTAACCAGTTAGCCA TAATATGTTACTTCAGCATGTTCCTCATTGATGACCTTGGACTGGAGTGCTTCAGCAAGGTTGTCAACTCTTTGGACATAAAAAAGATGCACAAA TTCCTGAGTTTCTTCTTCAACATCACAAACCTCAGTACCTGGATCCAGGGGGAGTGGAGTCAGATCTATGATGCTGCCTATGTGGAGAGGAACTGGATTGCCCCGCTACTAAG GTGGCGCCCTGAGATTGAGATTCTGATGGCTCAGCTTGCATCCAGAATGTCTAGAGGGAGTCAGTTTAAAAAAGCCACCAAGAAAAACACTGAGCCCCACGAATTTTCACTTACCAAATCCAAAGCTCGCCCTCTCCCTGCACCTGAGCCCATCCCCCTGCAGGAGAAACACCAGCTG GTACCAACCAGCACCTACAGAGTTCCAAAAGAGAAGCAGGTCATGGAGGTGGTCAAACAGAGGAACCGTCAGAAGGCAGAG AAAGTTCTGTATGAGGCCAACACTCAACAGTTCAAGTGTGCAAACCCACAAAAGTCTGAGCGCACCAAG AGTGTCATGTCCCAGATTGTACGAAGCCATGACTCCCAACTCAAGTTTGATTCACTCCACACCTCTGGAACCCCAGCCACCCATAGG CCTAACAACCTGCCCATCAGGCTCAACACCACGGCCATCCTGCGGGAGGGGGCTCTGTATAACCGTCAGGTGGAGGAGGAACTACGCAG GATGGAACAACTTGTGGAGGGGGCGGGCGAGCCCTCCTCGTTCCTGCAGTGGCAGAAGGAGATGCGGGAGTGTGATCTCCAGGAAGAGCTGGCCCAGGTGGAGCGTCGCCGTCTGGAGGGTCGTATCCGCTACGAGGAGGCTGCTCTCGCCCGCACTCGCATCATGGAGCGCAACCAGAAGACTGCACTGCTAAAGAAGGAAGAG ACTGCCAAGCTGATGCAAAGATACGCAAACAAGCGGTTgcaggaggagaaagagatgagagaccTGGTGCAACAGGTGGCAGATGGACACAAAAACTCTAAAGCAGCTAAAGTGAAGTTGCAGGAGTTCAAACAGCGAATAG TAAAGGAAGTGTCGGAGCAGAGTGGGGAACTCCTTCGTCAGGCCCTGGAGGAAGCGCAGGCAGAGCTGAGCAGGAAGTTTGAGATTATCTGTCAGATCCGGGCCATTGAGTCTGTCCCCCTCATCAGGCACAAGTTTGTGGATGAAACAGAG ACAGCGGGACATGACCTGCTTGGGGAGATGTCCCTGGCTGAGCTGCGGGAGCGTCTGGCCATGCTGAGGgatgcagagcagagagagcatcaGGACAGGAGGGGGCACATTCTGGAGGACAAGAAGAGCAGGGAGCAGCTTTTGCTGGAGCAGCTGGACACCATCGCCCTCCACAGGACAGCCCTGGGACAGGCTGCTGCACGCAG gcaggaagagaagagagcaaggCGGGAGCTGCAGCAGGGAGTAGCCGAGGACGAGAGGGTGGTGGCTTTGCAGAGAAGGCTGGAGGAGAGGCAGCAGGAGCGCCAGAGGCTGAAGCAGCGCGAGAAAACCAAAGCCAAGATTAGTGAGCAATCTGCCACTCATGCCCTCAAGAGCTGGAATCACAGGAAG caaAAACTGGAGGAACAACACTGGGCAGATTTGGAGCAAAGATTGGAGCATCAGGTCCAGCAGGAAGCTCCTAACACTCTCTCTCAGAAGAAAAATACTCAAGGCCTAGACATCAACCTCTGA